Proteins from one Ranitomeya variabilis isolate aRanVar5 chromosome 1, aRanVar5.hap1, whole genome shotgun sequence genomic window:
- the LOC143798910 gene encoding uncharacterized protein LOC143798910 yields MSSPVSSSDEEFQPRQSEVDHVSESTSTEGQRGTEQRSQGPGGRRQRVSQRDDDRIDNDLLISLVQERVPLWDSRDKQHAVNTVLRRLWSEVAQALWDGWENSTPRVRNAFVEKVRTRWRSMKDRFNCDLRAEKSAASGSGARHRLYKYHRVLAFLRPVLLMRTTHCTTVATGAGAVLQPEATDPSQPSSSAAPGGSSTLTGDQGAGPSGLPLSQSSFAAPILAGSSRQRQRASDRSLMPEFLHLSSVLHDAIKALGDRMDVNHNLLNCRIQDVAKSVDQLKADLNKAAHHFFNQILEGMSEHLSPDLQLSVMQACNVAFVQAMQQSQSRNVAAYPTVPSLSQVNTIPTSAAYHCTATSIPSTGVLHYSANTMTSAVGHPTATTVTTAAPAWTSSADTTRTQDPGMAYRAGTLPMQQDPSMQYRTVPPQMQQDRELN; encoded by the exons atgtcttctccggtttcctcgtctgatgaggagttccagccacgtcaatcagaagtggatcacgtgagcgag agcacttcaacagagggacagagaggtactgagcagcggagtcaaggtccaggtggaagacggcagcgg gtttcacaacgggacgacgaccggattgataatgacctgctgatcagtctggtccaggagcgagtcccgttgtgggacagccgggataaacagcacgccgtcaatactgttctccgtcgtttgtggagtgaggtggcccaagcgttgtgggatggctgggagaattccacgccacgggtccgtaatgcatttg tggaaaaagtaaggacacgttggcgttccatgaaggaccgcttcaactgtgacctacgtgcagagaagagtgcagctagtggttccggagcaaggcaccggctctacaaataccaccgtgtgttggccttcctgagaccggtccttctcatgagaac cacacactgcacgactgtcgccacaggtgctggagcggtccttcagccggaagccacggacccgtcacagccatccagcagcgcagcaccaggtgggtcttccacactcactggagaccagggggctggcccatcaggtcttcccctttcgcagtcctctttcgctgcacccattttggcgggctcatcccggcagcgacagagggcttcggataggtccctcatgcccgagtttttacacttgagctcggttttacatgatgctatcaaggctttaggtgacagaatggatgtgaaccataatctcttaaattgccgcatccaggatgtcgccaaaagcgttgatcaattgaaagccgacctcaataaggcagctcatcattttttcaatcaaatcctagagggcatgtcggaacaccttagccctgatctccagctgagtgtgatgcaggcctgcaatgttgcttttgtgcaggctatgcagcagagtcagagtcgtaatgtggcggcctatccaactgtgccgtcactgtcacaagtaaacactattcctacctctgctgcataccactgcacggccacctctattccctctacaggtgtactccactacagcgccaacacgatgactagtgctgttggacatcccaccgccaccaccgtgacgaccgctgctccggcttggacctcctccgctgacaccacgaggacgcaggaccctggcatggcttatcgggccggcaccctcccgatgcagcaggacccatccatgcaatatcggaccgtcccaccccagatgcagcaggaccgag aacttAACTGA